The segment GCGACTTCACCAGGCCCTATGGTATCCATTTTATCCTCTGCTACAAAATAAAAGATGGTCTCCTTCACAATGTCGTTGAGCTTGACCTGAACTGGCTGACGGGGAGCATCTATATGATTAATCCATTTCACCTTTCCAGAAAAGTCAGTAGACACTGCCAGCATGTTGTGATGTGGCTTTTCAGTGACGCTGTATAGATAGGCTGTCACCATGCCACTTTGCGCAGGTACAAATGCCCCATAAACCAACAAATCTGATTTGTCATAATTGAATGATTTTAGGGTGATCTTCTCCTTCCACACAATCTGTCTAGCATTGTTGACCTTGGCGATGAAACCGTGATCTACTTTGTCTTTAAAATCAATACCTATGACATAGGTATTGGATGAATCGTCCTTCATGGTAGCCACCGTATAGAAATCACTCAGGTATCTGGTGGCGTATACACCGTCTTCTCTTGGTGCCAAATACAAGGAATCTTTACCATCCACACTCACGCCCCATTTACTTTTCAAGTCAACGGCTTGGTGTTTCTTTTCCCATATCTCTTTGTTGGTCTTGACAAAGGTTTCCATTTTTTGTCTCAACTTGATCAAACCAAAATCTCCACCATACTCACCTTCAACTAGACTGGCATATTTCTTTTTTCCTACAGTAATGTAAGGCTCTACCAGTGTCGCAGCATTTTTCCCGATTCCATCTAAGATGTGAATTAGGCTGTCTGTGATTTCCAATTGATAATCAATATCCATTTCATCTTCTATTCTTGGATTTTGCAGTGGTTTGGTGATGAAATCAAACAAGTTCAATCCGATTTGGATATTGAAAAGTTTCTCTGGCAATGGATTGTTATCCAGATCATGCATCTCTCTAATCAAGCTGTGATCTATTTTGGTATTCAACGTTTCAAAACGCACAGTAGCCAATCCATTCATTGATTCGCCTTGTGCTTTCAGTTTCTTATCAAAATCCACCAACTCTTGCTTCAAAGTCAACACGTCTCTTTCTATTGTCTTGAAACTCGATTCTGCCCATGTGCCATAATCCCATGCTTCTACATCATTGGCATAGAAATTCACCTCCGAAAGACCGTCCTTTCCATAACTACGAATTTGCTTGAGTTCCAACTCTGGGCTGTAGCCTTTTACTCCAGTCAAACTCACCGCTTCACGGACTTTATTGAAGGCATTTCTCACATCAGACATATAGGTAATCATCAAGTCCAAAGTATCCATTTGAGGTTTGTGTGCATGCACCAAAAATTCTTTTTCCTGACTATGGTTCTTGACAATATTTGCGTAACTCGATTTACAAAATGTATAATTAGAGTTGATTACGTAGAGATTTTTATAAATCTGTCTTGCATTGCTCACAATATTGGAAGTTGCCTTGATTTTGTTATCCAAATCCAACTGTACATCAGAGAGTTTGATTCCAAAATCTCCAGTCCTCAAGTCACGGCGGTAGTACATTTGGTAAAACTCATCATTTTTCTTAAGCTCCTTTTCATCTATCAAGGTTTTGGCTATGACCAAATACTTGAGTGATGAATCTGCCGCTTCCAAAATGGCTGTCGAATCTTTCACCAAGTGATACCCCGCTACAAGCTCTTCATAATACAATCCCATTCGCAGGTTGGGGTTGGCCTCTGTTGCCTTCTTTTTATCAGACAAATAACTACGAAGCATAGGAATAGCTGTATCGTAATTTTTGGCCTCTAATAGTGCAAAGATGTCTTTGTATTTTTGAGCCTGCACCTGTTGAAACACGGTACAGCATAAAAGGATTAAAATTGATTTTGTAAATTTTGACATACGTCTATGATTTTTCTCTATTTAAGAAATTGACTTCTTGTTAGTTAACAAATGCTTTCTGCATTCAAAGCATGAAATTATGGATTTTCCACGCAAAAACCATAGAATGTTGAACTAACGAAGGTTTAGCCATTAAATTTCCCTTTCAACATGGCTAATTTTGATTGCAAATCTCCTTCCGGTTCATTTTGCTTGGCTTGCTTCTTTTCATTTCGGTTGGCTGGTGCCTTGCCAAAAGGATCAGATTTGAGTGAAAGAGAGATTCTTTTCTGTGCTGCATTGATTTCTGTGACTGTCACTTGCACTTGCTGTTGGATCTTCACAACCTGTGATGGATCACTCACAAAATTGTCAGACAAATGACTCACGTGTACCAACCCATCCTGGTGTACGCCAATATCCACAAATGCTCCAAACTTAGTGATGTTGGTTACGATCCCAGGCAGTTTCATCCCGATTTTCAAATCTGAGATCTCATTGACTCCTTCTTGAAAAGAAAACACTTCATATTTCTCTCTAGGGTCTCTGCCAGGTTTGTCCAATTCGCTCAAGATATCCTCCAAAGTAGGCAGCCCTACTTCTTCGGTGATGTATGCCTTAGGATTGATTTTAGACCTCAAGGCAGGGTCAGACACCAAGTTCTCCACAGAACTTGACAAGTCTTTAGCCATTTGTTCGACCAAGCGATATCTCTCAGGGTGAACGGCACTTCTATCCAGTACATTTTGACCATTTCGAATACGGAGAAATCCCGCTGCTTGTTCAAATGCTTTATCCCCCATTCTGGCAACTTTCTTGAGCTCTTCTCGGCTCTGAAATGGCCCATTCGCCTCTCTGTGTTTGATGATGTTCTCTGCCAGTTGTGGCCCCAACCCTGAAACATAAGTCAACAGTTGTTTGCTGGCAGTATTCAACTCTACACCTACACGGTTCACACAGCTACCTACTACTTCGTCCAGTGAGCCTTTCAAAGCTGTCTGATCGACATCATGCTGGTACTGACCTACACCGATAGATTTTGCATCGATCTTTACCAGTTCTGCCAAAGGATCCATCATTCTGCGTCCGATTGAAACCGATCCTCTTACCGTCACGTCCTGATCAGGAAACTCGTCTCTTGCTACCTCAGAGGCAGAATAGATCGAAGCACCACTCTCATTGACCATCGCGATGATGATCTTGCTGTCCAAGCCCAATGAACGAACAAAAGCCTCTGTCTCCCTACTTGCCGTGCCATTACCAATAGCAATGGCTTCAATGTTGTGCCGCTCTACGAGCATTTTCAATACTGCCCCAGACTCTCTGGTTTTGTTTTGTGGCTGGTTGGGATAGATGGCTTCAAACTCCAAGAGCTTTCCTTGACTATCCAAGCATACGACCTTGCACCCAGTCCTAAAGCCTGGATCTACCGCCATGACGTTTTTTTGACCCAAAGCAGGTGCCAACAACAACTGACGCAGGTTGTCCGAGAAGACATCAATTGCCTCCTGATCAGCTATTTTCTTTGACTCCACACGTGCCTCTGTCTCCATTGAGGGTTTCAACAATCGCTTGTAGGCATCCTTCAAAGCGATTTCGACTTGTTGACCACAAGCGTTTTGACTGTTCAGTACTTTATTTTCGATGGATTTGATCGCCAATGACTCCTCTGGACAGATGTCCAAAGACAAGATCATTTCCTTCTCTCCTCTTCTCATGGCCAACAGCCGGTGCGAAGGGATTTTTTTGAGTGGCTCATCCCATTCGAAGTAATCTTTGTATTTCTGTCCTTCCTCTTCTTTGCCTTTCATCACGGTGGATTTGACCACACCCTGCTCCATGAATAGCTTACGTAGCGAGGCTCTGACCTCACTATTTTCATTGATCCACTCTGCAATAATGTCTCGCGCGCCTTGTAGTGCCTGTGCGACATCTGCGACATCCTTTTCTTCGCTGATGTATTTCTCAGCAGCCAACTCAGGATCATCCATTCCTTGCTTGAAAATCAATTCTGCCAATGGCTCCAAACCTTTTTCTTTGGCAATGGATGCTTTGGTTTTTCTCTTAGGCTTGTATGGCAAGTAAATATCCTCTAGCACTGCCATGGTAGCAGCTGCTTCTATTTTCTTCTTTAGCTCAGGTGTCAATTTGCCTTGCTCCTCGATAGATTTCAAGATCGCCTCTCTTCTTTTGTCCAGATCGCGCAATTGCTGAATCCTATCCTTGACATCTCCAATCTGCACTTCATCCATGCTACCTGTCATTTCCTTTCGGTATCGAGAGATAAAAGGAACCGTACCTCCTTCGTCCAACAGTGTGATAACAGCTGCCACTTTACTATTGGCAAGATTTAATTCCGAAGCGATGATTGCTATGTGTTGTTGACTCATTGAACTCTATTGATTAACTGAATATTTTTATTTTGGGGAGTCAAAAGTAAATGGTTAAGGGAATTAATTTGTGTTCTGAATTGTCTTAATTCCGAAATATTTATCCACAATGTGTAATCATCGGTCTATATGAAAATCAAGAAGGAAATTAGAGAATGGGGCATCATGATTACCCTCTTCGGTGCACTCTATTTCACGGGCTACTACAAGGACGTGGCGGGCTTTTTACAGCGTATGATTCTGGAAACTCGTTTGCTTCAACCAAATATCATCGATGATGAAAACAAAGTGGCAGACTACCAATTCACCCTCATGGATGAAAGTGGTCAACAGGTGGATTTTAGCAGTTTTCGGGGCAAAACTGTATTCCTCAACTTTTGGGCGACATGGTGTCCTCCCTGTATCGCCGAGATGCCAGATATCAATGCTTTGCATGATGAGGTCAAGGGTAAAAACATCGACTTTGTGATGATCAGCCTGGACGATGATTTCAATACCGCCAAGGCATTCAAAACCAAGAAAAATTACACCTTCCCAGTTTACACATTGGTATCAAAAAGACCTGATGTATTTGCTAATCAGTCGATACCCACTACTTTCGTGATTGCTCCAGATGGTAAAATCATCGCTGAAAAAAGTGGGATGGCCAAATACAACACTGAGGACTTTAGAAATTTCCTCATTACAACATCCAAAAACGAGACACTAGTTTATTAGAACCAAGACAAAAGGTTGACTGCTGGCAGTCGACTATCAATAATTACTTTTTAACTTTCCCTATGATCGAAACCATTCTACCTGCTATCACTGCCCTCATCGGTACGACCATTGGAGGATTGCTGGCTTTCTTAGTCCAGAAGAAACAGTTTCAGCATGAGCTGGACAAACTTAAACTTCAAAACAAAACGGAGTTTATGGCCGAAGAAACCGTCAAGCACTTCCTCAACCATAAGACCTACACAGACCGCTCATTTGATGTGATCAAAAAACATCTCGGTGGGTTTGATGATGATGAACTCAGAAAAATACTGGTTCGTGCTGGAGCAATCAGAGACTACAGAGATGACGGCTCAGAATGGTGGCGTTTGCTCTCCCGCATGGATGAATACATCGAGAAGAAAACAAGTAAGAAACAACTTGAGAGAGTCAATTAATTTCTGAATCTATGCAAAAAACAGCAGGTTCAAAGGTCGAAAAAAGTTTGTAAGGACACAAACCTTGGCGTATCATGGTAGTAATCTGACATAGTAGGGTTATGCCTAGTCAAAAAATTAACTTATTGATTTTCAGCTTTTCACTTTCAAACCGCTGACTCATTTCTTTTTGATCTGAACCGTCTTTTGACCGAAAACAGTCGTGACCTTCAAAAAATAAATACCTGCTTGGGCTTTGTGTAGTTCTGCTGAGAGAATCAGTTCGGCTTCTAGGTTGGAACCAGGATTGCCAGACACCAAAGTCCCGCCCCTGATGTCTTGTAATTGATAACTCAAGATCTCTTCACTTGAGATATGAATGTTTCCTTTCGTGGGATTGGGATACACGAGAAAATCTTTCCCGTGATCGCCTACCACAAATACGGAAGGGCTATGGCTAAAACTGCCATCCTCAGCAATCAACTTTAAGCGATAGCTTCTATTGAGATTGTGGGTTGACAAAGGGTAATAAAGCTGCTTGTTTTGATAGACACTACTCGTTATCAATTCCAAACTTACAAATTCCTTCTCAGACGCAGATTTTACTTCGATTACGTATTCCTTGACTCCTGGGATTTCATTCCAGTGGAGTTGCAGACCATGCACATGATCTGTGATTTCAAAAGCCAAATTGGTCTGATCAATTCGCCCTGCCAATTGCTCCCAAACAAAATTATCTATCTTCAGATTCCGATTCAGTACAATAACTTTATGAGAATGAGCTTCAAACGAAGCTATCTGAGTCACAAACACCAATACCAACAACAATCTCAACATATCTATCTCTAAAAAACTAATTATTCACTGTTAAGCAAGCAACATACATACGGCAAAAACATTGCCAAGAGCTAAGTAAAACACTAATGCATTCTCTTAATTTTATTTTTAAGCAAAACGGCTATTATTGCGTAAAATCCCAAAAAGAGAAAATCTATTCCTTTACTAGATTGATTGTTACCATACCACTTGGCGTGTACAAGGACAACATGTATCTACCTGACTGAGCTGACATCAAATAGAGAGACACATGTTGCTCTAGGGTATGACTATCCAAAACTGTTTCGCTGAGGACTGCTTTTCCAGACAAATTATAGAGTTCGAAAGCATTGACATCACCACCATTGAGATATATCTGTCCATTAGTTGGATTGGGATACACCGAGTAGACATTGCTCGCTCTCATTCCTGTTTGCACAACTGCACTGTACTCAAACCCTCCATCAAAATCGATTTGTTTCAAACGATACATAACAGTCTCATGGCTGACTGGTATTGCATAACTATATTGCTGCATTGTATTGCTTGTACCATTGCCCTCTACAAAACCTATGGTATAAAAATCATCGTCAGATGACTCCTTCCTTTGGATTTCAAAACCCTCATTGTTGATTTCAGAAGCTGTCTCCCAAACCAGCATTTGTTCATCATCACTTTCTAGACATTTGAAATAAGTAAACTCTACAGGCAATGGGCTTCCTGCCATTTCTGTATTCAAATTAACCTCTTCACCATCGTAGGTTACAATACCTCCATCGTCCACATATCCTCCATTGGCCACCACTGTTCCTCCGTCCTCAATGTCCAGTGTAGAGCCCTCTTCTGCTATCATTTGACCCTCTATCCATAAACCGCCTTCACCCTCTATGGTCATGTGCCCATATTCTTCATTGACAAAATCACCTCCAACTGTTATAGATCCATTATTCGTATCTGGTTGATTAAAAATAAACCACCCTCCATTGTTAAAATTTTGCCCTACATCCAGTGAAGCACCTGTATTGACGGTCAGTTCCCCCGTAGCATCAATATTCAATTCTCCCGTTACAGTAAGGTTACCATTAATTATCAAAGTACCATACACTGCAAAATCACCATTAATCGTTACGTCACCATTGATAGTGAATGTGTACAACCATCTTACACTATGATTACCCACGTAACTACATACATCTCCGAGAACATTATTTTGATTCGTAAATCTTCTAGAACCATCTGGATTTGGACAGGCTGCACTGAGATGCATCATGTTGAGAAAAAATACAAAACTTAGAGATATTAGAATTTTAACAACTGGAGGTATTGATAGATAGCTAGTTTTCATGTTGATTGTATGATAATCGATTGTTGCAATTGACTTAAACCAAAATTAAACCGTCCATTCAGTCCAAAAAATAAGGCATTCACCTAAAGTTACTTTTAAGAAAATTCTTGGTATACCAATTGGTACAATATTGAAAATTGACTAACATTACAGACATGACATTGACCAAAGCCGCCAAAACAACCCAATACATCATAGAGACAGTAGCTCCCTACTTCAACAAGCACGGCTACACAGGCACGAGTCTATCAGATATCACCAAGGCTACTGGTCTGACAAAAGGCGCCATTTATGGCAATTTTGAAAACAAAGAGGACTTAGCTATCCAAGCATTTAACTATACGGTTAAGACTCGATTGTGGCCTGTCATCGAAACCATCAATGCTCAAAACACAGGTTTAAAAAAATTAAAAGCATTGACTAATTTCTATAGGAATTACTACGATCATGTATCAGAGTATGGTGGTTGCCCGGTACTCAATGTGGGTGTGGACTCCCTCAACCACAACAATGCCCTCTACAACCGAGTGGTCTCGGTCATTCAAAAAATGACTCAAGGCATTATAGATGTCATCGAACAGGCTCAGCAGGAAGGCAGCATCAAAAGCAACCTAGATGCTAGCTCCTACGCCAAGAAAATATATGCTCAAATACAAGGAAGTGTTTTCCTTGCCATCATCAGCAAATCCAATGAAAATATGCAATCCATGATGGATCACATTGATCAGATGATCGATCAAGAAATGAGAATCTAAAAAAATTTACTTTAAAATATACCTATCAGTATATAATATTATGAAAAAATTGATCAAACTCTATTTCCAAACACTATCTTTTATCTCCCCTTCATTGGCTGCTGGACAGGCATTCAACCTGTTTCAAATCCCAATAAACAAAAAAATAAGAACCAAAGAGCAAGCTTTTTTCGACTCAGTTGATTCGTTTGACATCAACTGGGAGATAGAGAATATCCAATGTTACGAACTAGGCCCAAAGGACGGCTCACTTGTCATCATGGTACATGGCTGGGAGTCCAATGCCGCCAGCATGTCAGGTATCG is part of the Reichenbachiella agarivorans genome and harbors:
- a CDS encoding TetR/AcrR family transcriptional regulator — protein: MTLTKAAKTTQYIIETVAPYFNKHGYTGTSLSDITKATGLTKGAIYGNFENKEDLAIQAFNYTVKTRLWPVIETINAQNTGLKKLKALTNFYRNYYDHVSEYGGCPVLNVGVDSLNHNNALYNRVVSVIQKMTQGIIDVIEQAQQEGSIKSNLDASSYAKKIYAQIQGSVFLAIISKSNENMQSMMDHIDQMIDQEMRI
- a CDS encoding Tex family protein, with translation MSQQHIAIIASELNLANSKVAAVITLLDEGGTVPFISRYRKEMTGSMDEVQIGDVKDRIQQLRDLDKRREAILKSIEEQGKLTPELKKKIEAAATMAVLEDIYLPYKPKRKTKASIAKEKGLEPLAELIFKQGMDDPELAAEKYISEEKDVADVAQALQGARDIIAEWINENSEVRASLRKLFMEQGVVKSTVMKGKEEEGQKYKDYFEWDEPLKKIPSHRLLAMRRGEKEMILSLDICPEESLAIKSIENKVLNSQNACGQQVEIALKDAYKRLLKPSMETEARVESKKIADQEAIDVFSDNLRQLLLAPALGQKNVMAVDPGFRTGCKVVCLDSQGKLLEFEAIYPNQPQNKTRESGAVLKMLVERHNIEAIAIGNGTASRETEAFVRSLGLDSKIIIAMVNESGASIYSASEVARDEFPDQDVTVRGSVSIGRRMMDPLAELVKIDAKSIGVGQYQHDVDQTALKGSLDEVVGSCVNRVGVELNTASKQLLTYVSGLGPQLAENIIKHREANGPFQSREELKKVARMGDKAFEQAAGFLRIRNGQNVLDRSAVHPERYRLVEQMAKDLSSSVENLVSDPALRSKINPKAYITEEVGLPTLEDILSELDKPGRDPREKYEVFSFQEGVNEISDLKIGMKLPGIVTNITKFGAFVDIGVHQDGLVHVSHLSDNFVSDPSQVVKIQQQVQVTVTEINAAQKRISLSLKSDPFGKAPANRNEKKQAKQNEPEGDLQSKLAMLKGKFNG
- a CDS encoding T9SS type A sorting domain-containing protein, which produces MLRLLLVLVFVTQIASFEAHSHKVIVLNRNLKIDNFVWEQLAGRIDQTNLAFEITDHVHGLQLHWNEIPGVKEYVIEVKSASEKEFVSLELITSSVYQNKQLYYPLSTHNLNRSYRLKLIAEDGSFSHSPSVFVVGDHGKDFLVYPNPTKGNIHISSEEILSYQLQDIRGGTLVSGNPGSNLEAELILSAELHKAQAGIYFLKVTTVFGQKTVQIKKK
- a CDS encoding TlpA family protein disulfide reductase, producing MKIKKEIREWGIMITLFGALYFTGYYKDVAGFLQRMILETRLLQPNIIDDENKVADYQFTLMDESGQQVDFSSFRGKTVFLNFWATWCPPCIAEMPDINALHDEVKGKNIDFVMISLDDDFNTAKAFKTKKNYTFPVYTLVSKRPDVFANQSIPTTFVIAPDGKIIAEKSGMAKYNTEDFRNFLITTSKNETLVY
- a CDS encoding T9SS type A sorting domain-containing protein, producing the protein MMHLSAACPNPDGSRRFTNQNNVLGDVCSYVGNHSVRWLYTFTINGDVTINGDFAVYGTLIINGNLTVTGELNIDATGELTVNTGASLDVGQNFNNGGWFIFNQPDTNNGSITVGGDFVNEEYGHMTIEGEGGLWIEGQMIAEEGSTLDIEDGGTVVANGGYVDDGGIVTYDGEEVNLNTEMAGSPLPVEFTYFKCLESDDEQMLVWETASEINNEGFEIQRKESSDDDFYTIGFVEGNGTSNTMQQYSYAIPVSHETVMYRLKQIDFDGGFEYSAVVQTGMRASNVYSVYPNPTNGQIYLNGGDVNAFELYNLSGKAVLSETVLDSHTLEQHVSLYLMSAQSGRYMLSLYTPSGMVTINLVKE